One genomic segment of Styela clava chromosome 3, kaStyClav1.hap1.2, whole genome shotgun sequence includes these proteins:
- the LOC120343405 gene encoding metaxin-2-like isoform X1: MSLLQGAVLSQVPVPGNEGWPDDACLYQPFEDHQILLNENAPCLAVQVYIHMCGLDVKVIYRTNAEFMSPTRKLPLLRCGNLVISEPTAIIGLLKQRGYALGGDFSESQQHDMKAYIELVNNVLVPAELFVTWMDDRTYKESTCKRYGSPYSWPLNTILCWIKRKEVMHYLDAVGWKKGKKTITSLEDDVQRCCSALSEKLGEKEYFLGNQPTELDALVFGHLFTILTTRLPDNRLAETVRKFDNLVAFCRNIDKNFFVQDDSNEISTTDE, translated from the exons ATGTCTCTTTTACAAGGAGCTGTGTTGTCGCAAGTACCGGTACCGG GTAATGAAGGATGGCCTGATGATGCTTGCTTATATCAACCATTTGAAG ATCATCAAATACTTCTGAACGAAAATGCACCTTGTTTGGCAGTTCAAGTTTATATTCATATGTGTGGACTGGATGTCAAG GTCATTTATAGGACAAATGCAGAGTTTATGTCTCCTACAAGAAAACTCCCATTGCTGCGATGTGGAAATCTTGTGATTTCAGAACCTACTGCCATTATTGGATTACTAAAGCAAAGG GGTTATGCACTTGGAGGTGATTTTTCAGAAAGTCAACAACATGACATGAAGGCATACATCGAACTGGTAAATAATGTGCTAGTCCCTGCGGAACTGTTTGTTACATGGATGGATGACAGAACTTATAAAGAG AGCACATGTAAGCGATATGGTTCACCATACAGCTGGCCGCTAAATACTATTCTGTGTTGGATAAAAAGGAAAGAAGTCATGCATTATCTTGATGCAGTGGGTTGGAAGAAAGGAAAGAAGACAATTACAAGTTTAGAGGATGATGTACAAAGATGTTGTTCTGCTTTGTCTGAAAAGCTTGGAGAGAAGGAATATTTTTTAGGCAACCA ACCTACAGAGTTGGATGCACTTGTTTTCGGGCATTTATTTACAATCTTAACTACTCGACTACCTGATAACAGACTTGCGGAAACTGTGAGGAAATTCGACAACCTTGTGGCTTTTTGTAGAAACATTGATAAAAACTTTTTTGTGCAAGATGACAGTAACGAAATTTCAACCACAGATGAATAA
- the LOC120343452 gene encoding carboxypeptidase B-like produces MAPLVPLIATMKILVLFALIGISVAAVDYTGHQVYRSYPTPGENELLQRFGKVFELDFWSDYRHGDDFVDFRVSPELRSKVNEFLTKNRINYEIFIEDLGIAIAKERKPKLSKMNDDSFDYFVYHTVDEIDEWITSFTKDNSFASVVTIGSGKSYEGRNMRGLKISTGSDRPAFVINCGIHAREWITPATCLYTANKLMNEYNMNMTITHLMNGVDFYLIPSSNPDGYAYTWSNDRMWRKTRSKSDMCDTCIGVDPNRNWDFHWGEAGSSSDCCSESYKGSVAFSEIETKNQRDFVESIENVRAYIDVHSYSQTWMYPYGYTKSPAPDAAILEKIGRDSVSAISSVDSHVFQTGSISDVVYVASGSTADFFYSKGIKCSWGAELRDTGKYGFILPEDQIGKGAEEAFQGFMVIAKNIPLGPC; encoded by the exons ATGGCACCATTAGTTCCATTGATCGCCACGATGAAGATTCTAGTTTTGTTTGCCTTGATTGGAATCTCAGTAGCAGCAGTTGATTATACCGG GCACCAAGTTTATCGATCATATCCTACCCCGGGAGAAAACGAACTTCTTCAGAGATTTGGCAAAGTATTTGAG cttgatttttgGTCTGATTATCGCCATGGTGATGATTTCGTCGACTTCAGAGTGTCACCAGAACTTCGGTCAAAGGTTAATGAGTTTCTGACAAAAAACAG gATCAACTACGAAATTTTTATTGAAGATCTTGGTATTGCCATCGCCAAAGAGAGGAAGCCTAAACTGTCGAAAATGAACGATGATTCGTTTGATTATTTTGTATATCACACTGTTGACGAG ATTGACGAATGGATTACATCGTTCACTAAGGACAATTCCTTTGCATCGGTGGTAACTATTGGATCCGGAAAATCGTATGAAGGCAGAAACATGCGTGGTTTGAAG ATCAGCACCGGGAGTGACAGACCGGCGTTTGTGATCAATTGTGGCATCCATGCTCGTGAATGGATAACACCTGCTACTTGTCTGTATACTGCAAACAAG CTGATGAACGAGTATAACATGAACATGACAATAACTCACCTGATGAATGGTGTTGATTTCTATCTCATTCCCTCATCGAATCCAGATGGTTACGCTTACACTTGGTCGAAC GACAGGATGTGGAGAAAAACAAGAAGCAAATCTGACATGTGTGACACATGCATAGGAGTTGACCCAAACAGGAATTGGGATTTCCATTGGGGTG AAGCAGGATCGAGTTCGGATTGTTGTTCGGAATCATACAAAGGCTCAGTCGCATTTTCTGAG ATTGAGACAAAAAATCAACGAGATTTTGTTGAAAGTATAGAAAATGTTAGAGCGTACATAGATGTCCATTCTTACAGTCAGACATGGATGTATCCATATGGATATACAAAATCTCCGGCTCCAGATGCAGCTATATTG GAGAAAATTGGAAGAGACAGTGTGTCTGCTATATCCAGCGTAGATTCCCATGTTTTTCAGACAGGATCGATTTCTGATGTCGTGT aTGTCGCTAGTGGAAGCACCGCTGATTTCTTCTACAGCAAAGGTATAAAGTGCTCATGGGGAGCAGAACTTCGTGATACAGGAAAATATGGATTTATTCTTCCAGAAGA CCAAATCGGCAAAGGAGCTGAGGAGGCTTTCCAAGGTTTTATGGTTATTGCGAAGAACATACCACTGGGTCCTTGCTAG
- the LOC120343405 gene encoding metaxin-2-like isoform X2, whose amino-acid sequence MSLLQGAVLSQVPGNEGWPDDACLYQPFEDHQILLNENAPCLAVQVYIHMCGLDVKVIYRTNAEFMSPTRKLPLLRCGNLVISEPTAIIGLLKQRGYALGGDFSESQQHDMKAYIELVNNVLVPAELFVTWMDDRTYKESTCKRYGSPYSWPLNTILCWIKRKEVMHYLDAVGWKKGKKTITSLEDDVQRCCSALSEKLGEKEYFLGNQPTELDALVFGHLFTILTTRLPDNRLAETVRKFDNLVAFCRNIDKNFFVQDDSNEISTTDE is encoded by the exons ATGTCTCTTTTACAAGGAGCTGTGTTGTCGCAAGTACCG GGTAATGAAGGATGGCCTGATGATGCTTGCTTATATCAACCATTTGAAG ATCATCAAATACTTCTGAACGAAAATGCACCTTGTTTGGCAGTTCAAGTTTATATTCATATGTGTGGACTGGATGTCAAG GTCATTTATAGGACAAATGCAGAGTTTATGTCTCCTACAAGAAAACTCCCATTGCTGCGATGTGGAAATCTTGTGATTTCAGAACCTACTGCCATTATTGGATTACTAAAGCAAAGG GGTTATGCACTTGGAGGTGATTTTTCAGAAAGTCAACAACATGACATGAAGGCATACATCGAACTGGTAAATAATGTGCTAGTCCCTGCGGAACTGTTTGTTACATGGATGGATGACAGAACTTATAAAGAG AGCACATGTAAGCGATATGGTTCACCATACAGCTGGCCGCTAAATACTATTCTGTGTTGGATAAAAAGGAAAGAAGTCATGCATTATCTTGATGCAGTGGGTTGGAAGAAAGGAAAGAAGACAATTACAAGTTTAGAGGATGATGTACAAAGATGTTGTTCTGCTTTGTCTGAAAAGCTTGGAGAGAAGGAATATTTTTTAGGCAACCA ACCTACAGAGTTGGATGCACTTGTTTTCGGGCATTTATTTACAATCTTAACTACTCGACTACCTGATAACAGACTTGCGGAAACTGTGAGGAAATTCGACAACCTTGTGGCTTTTTGTAGAAACATTGATAAAAACTTTTTTGTGCAAGATGACAGTAACGAAATTTCAACCACAGATGAATAA
- the LOC120343411 gene encoding large ribosomal subunit protein uL14, with translation MSKRGRGGSSGGKFRMSIGLPVGAVINCADNTGGKNLYIISVYGIKGRLNRLPAAAAGDMVLATVKKGKPELRKKVHPAVVIRQSKPYRRRNGVFLYFEDNAGVIVNNKGEMKGSAITGPVSKECADLWPRIASNSGSIA, from the exons ATGTCGAAGAGAG GACGTGGAGGATCATCTGGAGGGAAGTTTCGGATGTCCATCGGCTTGCCCGTTGGTGCCGTAATCAACTGTGCCGACAATACAG GTGGCAAAAATTTGTACATTATTTCGGTTTATGGCATCAAAGGACGCTTGAATCGTCTACCTGCTGCAGCTGCCGGGGATATGGTTTTGGCAACTGTGAAAAAGGGAAAACCTGAACTTCGAAAAAAGG TTCATCCGGCAGTTGTCATTCGGCAGTCAAAACCATATAGAAGGAGAAATGGTGTGTTTCTTTACTTCGAGGACAATGCAGGTGTCATAGTAAATAATAAAGGCGAAATGAAAG GTTCTGCAATAACGGGACCAGTTTCTAAAGAATGTGCAGATCTTTGGCCAAGAATTGCATCAAATTCTGGCTCAATTGCTTGA